In Methermicoccus shengliensis DSM 18856, a single genomic region encodes these proteins:
- a CDS encoding methanogenesis marker 12 protein produces MSVFLGIEHGTGAIRLATLDGRTLALPRKEAALMSCEDVMDRIQQGLGIGAEDVDMAAITYSMGDAITRITPIERVPNRGIVRGDGAGVHIGGGTRVFDAIRASGMRAVVVCGFHRGNCPDARMNVFSHGASPEKIGIAYHVYQMGYESFVVSDVSSNTVSLAVADGRLVGAIDACIFAPGAVHGPLDLDAIRKVDDGTMSANEAFSKGGVLKLHKGYTSIEELLERDREAGRRALDTIALFAAMEMAACEVLVRDYTDGSVKMVLTGSIGALAEVAHRVRRHLGRDVHTTNGWSAALGCAQIARAVAGGCQHILGIEVEPF; encoded by the coding sequence ATGAGTGTATTCTTGGGTATTGAGCACGGAACCGGGGCAATACGCCTTGCCACCTTAGATGGCAGAACGCTTGCCCTTCCAAGAAAAGAGGCTGCCCTCATGTCCTGCGAAGATGTGATGGACAGGATACAGCAGGGGCTCGGCATCGGGGCAGAGGACGTGGATATGGCAGCCATCACATACTCCATGGGCGATGCAATAACTCGCATCACGCCCATCGAGAGGGTGCCCAACAGGGGTATCGTGCGAGGTGATGGGGCTGGGGTGCACATCGGAGGGGGAACGAGGGTGTTCGATGCCATAAGGGCATCTGGAATGCGGGCGGTTGTTGTATGTGGATTTCACAGGGGAAACTGTCCAGATGCCCGCATGAACGTGTTCTCCCACGGGGCAAGCCCAGAAAAGATAGGAATAGCATATCACGTGTACCAGATGGGATACGAGAGCTTCGTGGTTTCTGATGTGAGCTCCAACACGGTGAGCCTCGCCGTTGCCGATGGTCGGCTCGTGGGTGCAATAGATGCGTGCATATTTGCCCCCGGAGCCGTGCATGGTCCCCTCGACCTCGATGCAATCCGTAAGGTCGATGATGGCACCATGAGCGCCAACGAGGCATTCTCGAAGGGGGGAGTGCTAAAGCTTCACAAGGGCTACACATCCATAGAGGAGCTGCTCGAACGCGACAGAGAAGCGGGCAGGCGGGCGCTGGATACGATAGCCCTGTTTGCAGCCATGGAGATGGCGGCGTGCGAGGTGCTCGTCAGAGACTACACCGATGGGAGTGTGAAGATGGTGCTCACGGGCTCCATCGGAGCGCTTGCCGAGGTGGCACACAGGGTGCGCCGCCATCTTGGACGAGATGTGCACACCACCAATGGCTGGAGTGCGGCATTGGGATGTGCACAGATTGCAAGGGCGGTGGCAGGCGGATGCCAGCACATACTGGGTATCGAGGTGGAGCCCTTTTAG
- a CDS encoding universal stress protein, with protein MVRFLVAYDGSDEAKLALKRAIEDAKLRDADIIILEVIEVEPGRYKMYGDPIHEAEKEAKKALKALQKLREQLEEPRLHIDVRTRIGHPVAEIVEEAEESGVDTIYMGSKGLSGVAKMLLGSVAEGVMRHAPCNVLVIRQEKEE; from the coding sequence ATGGTGAGGTTTCTTGTTGCCTATGACGGCTCTGACGAGGCAAAGCTCGCACTGAAGAGGGCAATTGAGGATGCAAAGCTGAGAGATGCGGACATAATAATCCTTGAGGTCATAGAGGTGGAGCCAGGACGATACAAGATGTATGGCGACCCGATACACGAGGCCGAGAAGGAGGCAAAAAAAGCGCTAAAGGCGCTGCAAAAGCTCAGAGAGCAGCTCGAGGAGCCACGGCTCCACATAGATGTGAGAACCCGGATAGGACATCCCGTTGCCGAGATTGTGGAGGAGGCCGAGGAGAGCGGGGTGGACACGATATACATGGGAAGCAAGGGGCTATCGGGCGTGGCAAAGATGCTGTTGGGCAGCGTGGCAGAGGGTGTGATGAGGCACGCTCCCTGTAACGTTCTTGTTATAAGACAAGAGAAGGAAGAATGA
- a CDS encoding S8 family serine peptidase produces the protein MQWVRVVGALVLMVAVFALSGAGASGADGKISQAVLEQYSTSESARVIVLFERGETTPVLTPMAHMLQQQREGIRDVRELWLINGVAMNATRDAIERMARDPSVLRIVPDYPVYLNDIVMGVQKSTPEEQSVSEGVLAVNATPVWLNGYTGRGVNVSIVDTGIARHPDVADRLALWKDFVNGQSDFYDDYGHGTHVAGIVAGNGTSGTITGVAPNATLFGAKVFGADGSGNVSSVIAAFQWSVEHGADIISYSGGTNTWEQYTGSGTTDVGTSYHSHSFSATKYEDAFKLAFIVAKCQFYDTDVCSATDAYNGTTISLIAPNGSEVSAYPVDWVDHPTARVIKYMADSPLPAGEWKLAINSTVSGAPYTYELVGYYESDGTSLVDMAVKNATEHGVAVVVAAGNAGEGGLRTISAPGTSRYAITVGATHASKDYIAPFSSRGPVNFTSPYIKPDVCAPGVDILSLDKDGGYVRMSGTSMATPFVSGIVALMLDANGTLSPQQIKDILATSAVDLGVEGKDNTYGWGRVDAWRAVNAVAPLAPAVNFTSAQLQLFGGALTDDIVIQPPVLDSAGDGGAGDVLAAGLDIIPSTPSADFFILTKDIPDPSVCEYRIYVDTDASSSTGFSMHGIGVDAWVVLNSTSSVLLDANNTTLSSAVPWAVEEDTLWIRPSRVQLGITNVSSPLRFVVETSCGGDVDVAPDVGYGAYPYHLRADGFAVVWDTAGRQPAPNESVRFELYGWNTSTHGYDTPMGSVNTTTNATGYARASFEWLSTSTRGDGLLRISTGDILVEDTFVWYPSLPSPQMPFVPTLTPTYLVNKDGILNVSYTLVRPDFTPYDDPVTLVFGTPEVNYTYMQVNLTPVRGTVSYSLDLSTTSLDENASFGIYLLNGTVEHHDYCVWAGVAVVADDMRTLSVQPSFAPASPLSNTTFLVLTGGLYDGAPLSRNVSVDVYWLTESEVKELSAEVPYLQSGVSRLYLEGTGVDWLSDAHLHAVLRERASNLKHPSEHTTLSTNSHGVGILNITPPIGAYFGLVVVSDGGLERGAGILVRDPHLYDRLITSPTLPIIESTIEWYARYNGSAWNAEPHLRVNVSMYYLNESTQMKKTPLAGETLHLVLSTGEARDVLTDGEGRASAVFDAPILTDIANTTPIELTDYVGLSPWSVGVVVISDRADEKGGMLATHAYGTVQVPLSQRHAVPHVHYESGRLLATTTWWDEEGALTSAVPTVLDVVRRAPATGQVVEVLLSKYIDDGGTYHTESVDVGAFGEYVAYASTLRNMLHGSTIITREDEVAVMPMLMTDLASTYPPNITVPVRVRVTYLNGTPIPDALVYLWASAGAFQTDPRHDSYVVNPPAWSTLDYNYTDAQGATTLQMRTPPHHPQGGVRVVIGLSTGEQIFETAREYEVYITDKKPALPIVQLNHTINNALSPSYFNASPSHDPDGTIVHYMWDFGDGTSGSGVLVDHTYTSYLWNGTQYMPFEARLTVLDDADLPNSTTVPVIVYMAGDANGDGVSNILDAALVGLHWMASYGTANYHDGADLNNDNVVDILDAAIVGLNWNRRAGSV, from the coding sequence ATGCAGTGGGTGAGGGTGGTTGGCGCTCTCGTGCTAATGGTCGCTGTTTTTGCGCTCAGTGGTGCTGGCGCATCTGGTGCAGATGGCAAGATTTCACAGGCCGTGCTGGAGCAGTACTCCACCTCGGAGAGTGCACGGGTCATCGTGCTGTTTGAGCGTGGGGAGACGACACCTGTGCTCACACCCATGGCACATATGCTTCAACAGCAGCGTGAGGGGATAAGGGATGTGCGGGAGCTGTGGCTCATAAATGGTGTTGCCATGAATGCCACGAGGGATGCCATAGAGCGCATGGCACGTGACCCCTCGGTGCTCAGGATAGTGCCAGACTATCCCGTGTATCTGAACGATATCGTGATGGGTGTTCAGAAGAGCACCCCAGAGGAACAGAGTGTATCGGAGGGCGTGCTTGCAGTGAACGCCACTCCAGTGTGGCTCAATGGCTACACGGGCAGAGGCGTCAACGTGTCCATCGTGGACACGGGCATCGCCAGGCACCCAGATGTTGCTGACAGGCTCGCCCTGTGGAAGGACTTTGTGAACGGTCAATCCGACTTCTATGATGACTATGGACATGGCACGCACGTGGCTGGTATCGTTGCGGGAAACGGCACGAGCGGCACCATCACAGGGGTTGCCCCCAACGCCACGCTGTTTGGTGCAAAGGTGTTTGGTGCAGATGGTTCGGGAAATGTATCCAGTGTGATAGCTGCCTTTCAGTGGTCTGTTGAGCATGGTGCGGACATCATCTCGTACAGTGGGGGCACCAACACGTGGGAGCAATACACGGGTAGTGGTACCACTGATGTGGGAACGAGCTACCACTCCCACTCGTTCAGCGCCACAAAGTACGAGGACGCGTTCAAGCTCGCCTTCATCGTGGCCAAGTGCCAGTTCTACGACACCGATGTGTGCAGCGCCACCGATGCGTACAACGGCACCACCATATCTCTCATAGCGCCCAACGGCTCGGAGGTGAGCGCATATCCAGTGGACTGGGTGGACCATCCCACAGCGCGAGTAATCAAGTACATGGCGGACAGCCCCCTTCCCGCTGGCGAGTGGAAGCTGGCTATAAACTCCACTGTCAGCGGTGCACCCTACACCTACGAACTCGTGGGCTACTACGAGAGCGATGGCACCTCCCTCGTGGACATGGCCGTAAAGAACGCCACGGAGCACGGAGTGGCCGTGGTGGTGGCGGCTGGCAATGCTGGAGAGGGGGGATTGAGGACTATATCTGCTCCAGGCACCTCTCGCTATGCGATAACGGTGGGTGCCACCCATGCCAGCAAGGACTACATCGCTCCATTTAGCAGCAGGGGTCCTGTGAACTTCACCTCCCCATACATCAAGCCCGATGTGTGTGCTCCGGGTGTGGACATTCTGTCGCTGGACAAGGATGGAGGGTATGTTAGAATGAGCGGCACATCGATGGCGACTCCGTTTGTGAGCGGCATCGTGGCGCTGATGCTCGATGCGAACGGCACCCTCTCCCCCCAGCAGATAAAGGACATCCTTGCCACAAGTGCCGTGGACCTTGGCGTTGAGGGCAAGGACAACACCTATGGATGGGGCAGGGTGGATGCGTGGAGAGCAGTGAATGCCGTGGCTCCCCTCGCGCCCGCCGTCAACTTCACGAGCGCACAGCTACAGCTCTTTGGCGGAGCTCTCACCGACGATATTGTCATTCAGCCTCCAGTGCTCGATTCAGCAGGGGATGGTGGGGCTGGAGACGTGCTCGCCGCTGGGCTGGACATCATCCCCTCGACCCCCTCTGCGGACTTCTTCATCCTCACCAAGGACATACCGGACCCCTCTGTGTGCGAGTACAGGATATACGTGGACACCGATGCCAGCAGCTCCACGGGCTTTTCGATGCATGGTATTGGGGTGGACGCATGGGTGGTGCTGAACTCCACATCGAGTGTGCTGCTCGATGCGAATAACACCACCCTGTCTTCGGCTGTGCCATGGGCTGTGGAGGAGGACACCCTATGGATACGACCATCGAGGGTGCAGCTTGGCATCACCAACGTCTCCTCTCCCCTGCGGTTCGTTGTGGAAACCTCCTGTGGAGGCGATGTGGACGTGGCTCCAGATGTGGGATATGGTGCCTACCCCTACCACCTGAGGGCGGATGGGTTTGCCGTGGTGTGGGACACCGCTGGAAGGCAGCCAGCCCCCAACGAGAGCGTGCGTTTTGAGCTGTATGGCTGGAACACCAGCACCCATGGGTACGACACGCCGATGGGCAGTGTTAACACCACCACCAACGCCACGGGGTATGCGCGGGCGAGCTTTGAGTGGCTCTCCACGAGCACGAGGGGGGATGGGCTGCTTCGCATATCCACGGGGGACATCTTGGTGGAGGACACTTTCGTGTGGTATCCCTCCCTTCCCTCGCCCCAGATGCCCTTTGTCCCCACACTCACCCCCACCTATCTGGTGAACAAGGATGGCATCCTCAACGTGAGCTACACCCTCGTGAGGCCAGACTTTACCCCATATGATGACCCCGTGACGCTGGTGTTTGGCACGCCAGAGGTGAACTACACATATATGCAGGTCAACCTCACCCCGGTGAGGGGCACGGTGAGCTACTCGCTCGACCTCAGCACCACATCGTTGGACGAGAACGCTTCATTTGGTATATACCTGCTCAATGGAACTGTGGAGCACCACGATTACTGCGTGTGGGCTGGAGTGGCTGTGGTGGCAGATGACATGAGAACGCTGAGTGTCCAGCCCTCCTTTGCTCCTGCCTCACCGCTTTCCAACACCACATTTCTCGTGCTCACTGGAGGGCTGTATGATGGGGCTCCGCTCTCCAGAAACGTTAGCGTGGATGTGTACTGGCTCACCGAGTCCGAGGTGAAGGAGCTGTCTGCCGAGGTGCCCTATCTCCAAAGTGGTGTATCTCGGCTGTATTTGGAGGGCACAGGCGTCGATTGGCTCTCGGATGCCCACCTTCATGCTGTTCTGAGGGAGCGGGCATCCAACCTCAAGCACCCCTCTGAGCACACAACACTCTCCACCAACTCCCATGGCGTGGGGATACTCAACATCACACCCCCCATCGGTGCATATTTTGGGCTCGTGGTGGTCAGCGATGGCGGACTGGAGAGGGGTGCTGGGATACTGGTGAGGGACCCCCACCTCTACGACCGCCTGATTACATCGCCCACCCTTCCCATAATAGAGTCCACCATTGAGTGGTATGCCCGCTACAACGGAAGTGCGTGGAATGCTGAGCCCCATCTGAGGGTGAACGTGAGCATGTACTACCTCAACGAGAGCACACAAATGAAGAAGACTCCCCTTGCTGGAGAGACTCTCCATCTGGTGCTCAGCACCGGGGAGGCAAGGGATGTTCTCACCGATGGGGAGGGGAGGGCGAGTGCGGTGTTCGATGCCCCCATACTGACTGATATAGCCAACACCACACCAATCGAGCTGACAGACTACGTGGGCTTGAGCCCATGGAGCGTGGGCGTGGTGGTGATATCGGACAGGGCAGATGAGAAGGGGGGTATGCTCGCCACCCATGCCTATGGCACTGTGCAGGTGCCCCTCTCCCAGAGGCATGCCGTACCCCATGTGCACTATGAGTCTGGCAGACTGCTCGCCACCACAACGTGGTGGGATGAGGAAGGAGCGCTCACATCCGCCGTCCCGACGGTACTCGATGTGGTGAGAAGGGCTCCAGCCACTGGGCAGGTGGTGGAGGTTTTGCTCTCGAAGTACATCGATGATGGCGGCACATATCACACTGAGAGCGTGGACGTGGGGGCATTCGGAGAGTACGTTGCATATGCCAGCACGCTAAGGAACATGCTTCATGGAAGCACCATCATCACGCGCGAGGATGAGGTGGCTGTGATGCCCATGCTGATGACAGACCTCGCCAGCACATACCCCCCCAACATCACGGTGCCCGTACGCGTGAGGGTGACATACCTAAACGGCACGCCCATCCCAGACGCACTTGTGTATCTCTGGGCGAGTGCAGGAGCCTTTCAGACAGACCCACGGCACGACTCGTACGTTGTGAACCCCCCAGCATGGAGCACCCTCGACTACAACTACACCGATGCACAGGGCGCCACCACGCTCCAGATGCGCACACCGCCTCACCATCCTCAGGGAGGTGTTCGCGTGGTCATTGGCCTTTCCACAGGGGAGCAGATATTCGAGACTGCGAGGGAGTATGAGGTGTACATAACCGACAAAAAGCCGGCACTGCCCATCGTCCAACTCAACCACACAATCAACAACGCCCTCTCCCCATCCTACTTCAACGCCTCTCCCTCCCATGACCCAGATGGCACCATCGTGCACTATATGTGGGACTTTGGGGATGGCACATCGGGCTCTGGCGTGTTGGTGGACCACACCTACACCTCGTATCTGTGGAACGGCACTCAGTACATGCCGTTTGAGGCAAGGCTCACTGTGCTGGACGATGCCGACCTTCCGAACTCTACCACGGTTCCCGTGATTGTGTACATGGCAGGAGATGCCAACGGCGATGGCGTATCGAACATACTGGATGCGGCACTGGTGGGCCTGCACTGGATGGCGTCATATGGCACTGCCAACTATCACGATGGGGCTGACCTGAACAACGACAATGTGGTGGACATACTGGATGCCGCAATCGTGGGGCTGAACTGGAACAGAAGGGCGGGGAGTGTGTGA
- a CDS encoding cohesin domain-containing protein, producing MTRRVLIALLLVVLALGCALAQQTATLAVLPSKESVDAGELITVEISVDSQRDVYAAQYELVFDPAVFEVLSQSSGEFLKSDGQSTQVVANSYNNTEGHATYGETRVGTSTGVAGRGVLATMALKVRDDAKSGEYEISFVEDNTILADPTPAPIPSITLVSATITVNGIPQVESTPTSTRRESSSIGVAPQAPQPNPSAPQPNPSPTETPMATPEGTETSVESQDVQTPPPAPVGLPKLPQTSLEVPAPSVLLVMLALLASFLMARRR from the coding sequence ATGACGAGAAGAGTTCTCATAGCTTTGTTGCTCGTGGTGCTCGCGTTGGGCTGCGCTTTAGCCCAGCAGACCGCGACCCTTGCCGTGCTGCCCTCCAAGGAGAGTGTGGATGCAGGCGAGCTCATCACCGTTGAGATCTCGGTGGATAGTCAGAGGGATGTGTATGCTGCCCAGTATGAGCTCGTGTTTGACCCGGCGGTGTTTGAGGTTCTCTCCCAGAGCTCTGGGGAGTTCTTGAAGTCGGATGGGCAGTCCACACAGGTGGTAGCCAACAGTTATAACAACACCGAAGGCCATGCCACATATGGGGAGACGAGGGTGGGCACTTCCACGGGCGTTGCTGGAAGGGGCGTCCTCGCCACCATGGCTCTTAAGGTGAGGGATGACGCCAAGTCAGGGGAATATGAGATTTCGTTTGTGGAGGACAATACGATACTTGCAGACCCCACGCCAGCACCCATCCCCAGCATCACTCTCGTGTCTGCCACCATCACCGTCAACGGCATCCCTCAGGTGGAGTCAACACCCACGTCTACACGGAGAGAGTCATCCTCGATAGGTGTGGCCCCCCAGGCCCCCCAGCCAAACCCAAGCGCCCCCCAGCCAAACCCAAGCCCCACAGAGACACCCATGGCTACGCCAGAGGGCACCGAGACCTCAGTGGAGAGCCAGGATGTCCAGACCCCACCACCAGCTCCAGTGGGTCTGCCCAAGCTCCCACAGACCTCTCTCGAGGTTCCAGCCCCCTCGGTCCTTCTCGTGATGCTCGCACTTCTCGCTTCCTTCCTGATGGCAAGAAGGAGGTGA
- a CDS encoding methylated-DNA--[protein]-cysteine S-methyltransferase, whose amino-acid sequence MGECARLRMPFLWGCLEVVAVDGSVVSSRFSHEPMQEVCHPSLVSLRDMLERYLDGRRVELDDVPVDLSACTAFQRKVYTELRCIGWGRTITYGQLARRVGCRCARAVGRALASNAHLLFVPCHRVVASGGLGGFSAGTNLKRALLELEGVFL is encoded by the coding sequence ATGGGGGAGTGTGCACGCCTCAGGATGCCCTTTTTGTGGGGATGCCTCGAGGTGGTGGCAGTGGATGGAAGCGTGGTGTCCTCAAGGTTCAGCCATGAGCCCATGCAGGAGGTGTGCCATCCATCTCTCGTATCCCTGAGAGACATGCTGGAGCGTTATCTTGATGGCAGGAGGGTGGAGCTTGATGATGTGCCCGTCGACCTTTCCGCATGCACGGCATTTCAGAGGAAGGTGTACACGGAGCTCAGGTGTATCGGATGGGGCAGGACCATCACCTATGGGCAGCTCGCACGTCGTGTGGGCTGTAGATGTGCGAGAGCGGTGGGCAGAGCACTCGCAAGCAACGCCCATCTACTGTTTGTGCCCTGCCACAGGGTGGTGGCATCAGGAGGGCTTGGTGGCTTTTCGGCAGGTACAAATCTCAAGAGGGCGCTGCTCGAACTCGAGGGGGTGTTCTTGTGA
- the thiL gene encoding thiamine-phosphate kinase: MKEGELIELLYEVLSLSQREDCVLFDMEEHYVVVGCDMVHERTDFPFQMTPYQRGWMSVAVSLSDIAAMGAQPLGVLVALGIPEGTPPSYVRQMAEGMRGCAAHAGTRVLGGDTDRHDELTVCTTGVGIVSKRYCARRRGAHVGDVVAITGTLGDAACGFALLSGKLRGDPLSDPLKAHEREGLIERALMPIPRVREGMEIARVCTSMMDTSDGLAMSLHELSAQSGVGFEIYEHMLPISEGVRACTEDVLEMALYGAGDFELLFTIPERAVHMLEHTRPTVIGRVVEQREVVLRKSDGSSVPIDRRGWEHIF; encoded by the coding sequence GTGAAGGAGGGCGAGCTTATCGAGCTGCTCTATGAGGTGCTCTCCCTTTCTCAGAGGGAGGACTGTGTGCTGTTTGACATGGAAGAGCACTATGTGGTTGTGGGGTGCGACATGGTGCACGAGCGCACAGACTTTCCCTTCCAGATGACTCCATATCAGAGGGGCTGGATGAGTGTGGCTGTGAGCCTGAGCGACATTGCAGCCATGGGGGCACAGCCCCTTGGAGTGCTTGTGGCGCTGGGGATACCAGAGGGCACACCACCCTCGTATGTGCGGCAGATGGCGGAGGGAATGCGGGGCTGTGCAGCGCATGCGGGCACGAGGGTACTCGGTGGTGATACAGACCGGCACGATGAGCTGACGGTATGCACCACAGGGGTGGGAATTGTCAGCAAGCGATACTGTGCGAGGCGAAGGGGAGCCCATGTGGGGGACGTCGTTGCCATCACGGGAACGCTGGGGGATGCTGCATGTGGCTTTGCCTTGCTCTCTGGAAAGCTGCGGGGCGACCCCCTCAGCGACCCCCTCAAGGCCCACGAGAGGGAGGGGCTCATCGAGAGGGCTCTCATGCCCATTCCGAGAGTGCGAGAGGGCATGGAGATAGCAAGGGTGTGCACATCGATGATGGATACCAGCGACGGGCTCGCAATGAGCCTGCACGAGCTGTCAGCCCAGAGCGGCGTGGGCTTTGAGATCTATGAGCACATGCTTCCCATATCAGAGGGTGTGAGGGCGTGCACTGAGGACGTCCTCGAGATGGCGCTGTATGGTGCTGGCGACTTTGAGCTGCTGTTCACAATTCCCGAGAGGGCGGTGCACATGCTGGAGCACACGAGGCCCACCGTGATTGGAAGAGTTGTGGAGCAGAGAGAGGTCGTGCTGAGGAAGTCGGATGGCTCTTCCGTCCCGATAGATAGAAGGGGATGGGAGCACATCTTTTAG
- a CDS encoding aspartate dehydrogenase: protein MLKVGIVGCGFIGTTLARAIDGGVVEAELLAVYDRNIERARGLAASLSHPPDVMDVESMAKSCELVVECASQQAVKELAHTVLSNECSLMVMSVGALLDEKLRDELEKLARAHREKIYVPSGALAGLDGLRAACVGKIHRMELTTTKPPMALVGAPHLREANIDVERLKVPTVVFEGTAIDAVRGFPANINVAAAISLAGMGAEKTRVRIVADPSAQRNTHTLLVEGEFGRLECTVQNVPSPENPKTSMLAALSAISTLKRIAQPLQVG from the coding sequence ATGCTCAAAGTGGGAATAGTGGGCTGCGGGTTCATAGGCACCACGCTCGCCCGAGCAATAGATGGGGGCGTGGTGGAGGCTGAGCTACTGGCTGTGTACGACCGCAACATAGAGAGGGCGAGGGGGCTCGCAGCCTCACTCTCGCATCCCCCCGACGTGATGGATGTAGAATCCATGGCCAAAAGCTGTGAGCTGGTGGTGGAGTGTGCCTCCCAACAGGCCGTAAAGGAGCTGGCGCACACGGTGCTCTCCAATGAATGCAGCTTAATGGTCATGAGTGTGGGGGCACTGCTCGACGAAAAGCTGAGAGATGAGCTCGAGAAGCTGGCGCGCGCCCATAGGGAGAAAATATACGTGCCCTCGGGTGCGCTCGCAGGGCTCGATGGGCTGAGAGCAGCGTGTGTGGGCAAAATTCACAGAATGGAGCTCACCACCACCAAACCACCAATGGCGCTTGTGGGGGCACCTCACCTCAGAGAGGCAAACATCGATGTGGAGCGCCTGAAGGTGCCCACGGTGGTGTTTGAGGGTACGGCCATCGATGCCGTGAGGGGCTTTCCAGCCAACATCAACGTGGCAGCCGCCATAAGCCTTGCAGGGATGGGAGCTGAAAAAACGCGGGTGAGGATTGTGGCAGACCCCAGTGCTCAGAGAAACACCCATACACTGCTGGTGGAGGGAGAGTTTGGAAGGCTCGAGTGCACGGTGCAGAACGTGCCCTCGCCAGAGAACCCAAAAACGAGCATGCTTGCCGCCCTGTCTGCGATATCCACCCTGAAGAGGATTGCTCAGCCCCTGCAGGTTGGCTAA
- a CDS encoding pyridoxamine 5'-phosphate oxidase family protein: MVVVPEEAKEYFNNPQAAKVIATVDEQGNPHVAPVGSLQCVAEDTFAFAVVGVKKTKENLERTKRAALLAFTAPPNLGGYKIDGTFVGFETEGELFDTFAKALKEMIGVDISYIGIIKAEHAEPVSL; encoded by the coding sequence ATGGTTGTGGTTCCAGAGGAGGCAAAAGAATATTTCAACAACCCGCAGGCTGCAAAGGTGATTGCCACGGTGGACGAGCAGGGCAACCCCCATGTGGCTCCCGTGGGCTCTCTGCAGTGTGTGGCTGAGGATACGTTTGCATTTGCGGTGGTCGGTGTAAAGAAGACGAAGGAGAACCTCGAGAGAACCAAGAGGGCAGCGCTGCTGGCCTTTACGGCACCCCCCAACCTCGGCGGATACAAGATCGATGGCACGTTTGTGGGCTTTGAGACCGAGGGGGAGCTGTTCGACACGTTTGCGAAGGCCCTGAAGGAAATGATAGGGGTGGACATCTCGTATATAGGCATCATAAAGGCTGAACATGCAGAGCCCGTCTCCCTCTGA
- a CDS encoding 2,5-diamino-6-(ribosylamino)-4(3H)-pyrimidinone 5'-phosphate reductase, whose product MSGRRPFVFLNLAMSADGKIATRERRQLRISGEADFERVDELRAWADAVMVGIGTVLADDPSLTVKSEQRRARRLAEKGSEHPIRVVVDSSARIPLDAQVLHRGEGTRVVAVSGNAPPERIEALRRAGAQVVVAGEHRVDLKYLLFQLWKRGVRRLMVEGGGTLAWGLISQGLVDELYTYVGNVVIGGRDAPTSVDGEGFDEAHIRGLELLDVERLDEGVLLRWRFVS is encoded by the coding sequence ATGAGCGGCCGTCGCCCATTTGTTTTTTTGAACCTTGCCATGAGTGCAGATGGCAAGATTGCAACAAGAGAGCGAAGACAGCTGAGGATATCTGGGGAAGCGGACTTTGAGAGGGTGGATGAGCTGAGGGCGTGGGCGGATGCGGTGATGGTGGGCATAGGCACCGTGCTCGCAGACGACCCCTCCCTCACGGTGAAGTCTGAGCAAAGGCGGGCAAGAAGGCTTGCAGAGAAGGGCTCGGAGCATCCCATTCGGGTGGTGGTGGACAGCAGTGCCCGCATACCACTCGATGCACAGGTGCTTCACAGAGGCGAGGGCACGAGGGTGGTGGCGGTATCGGGCAATGCTCCACCAGAGAGAATAGAGGCTCTACGGCGGGCAGGCGCACAGGTGGTCGTGGCTGGCGAGCACAGGGTTGACCTGAAGTACCTGCTTTTCCAGCTGTGGAAAAGAGGCGTTCGACGGCTCATGGTCGAGGGAGGAGGCACGCTGGCATGGGGTCTTATTTCGCAGGGTCTGGTGGATGAGCTGTATACTTATGTGGGCAACGTGGTGATAGGGGGAAGAGACGCACCAACGTCCGTGGATGGTGAGGGGTTCGATGAGGCGCACATCAGAGGGCTCGAGCTGCTGGATGTGGAGAGGCTGGATGAGGGTGTGCTGCTGAGATGGAGGTTTGTGAGTTGA